TTCTAGCCACTCAGTCCCCTATAAGCTTTTTGGATAAGTGTCGTGTCCTAGAGCCACCCTCTACTGTTTGAACATTTTGTAACCACCAACATTCCATGCTTAATATTAGAAGATTCTTTGAAGATAGATCCTCTGGCTAGCAATTTCTAGAGTACTTTGGAATTTTATTATGTTATAAGCCAACtttaaagatggatcatttgaCTAAGGTCATGTAAGTCTATCCCTTTATAATTATGTGTCTAAGAGCGCAATATAACTATGGATCCTACTTGACCATAGTAGTATCATCGCAATCTTTTTTATAGAATTGACGTATGAGCCTCAGGGACCGCTCTAGCATTTACCTGTTTAGACATGCTGTGTCTGCACGAGCAAAGATTTTATTTAGCATCAATTAGGCTATGAGCATAAACTCAATCCTTTATCACTCGACGTCATCCAAGTATACGCCGGCATAGTACGTACCTATGACGACACACCATGTGTTGTTTGTTTTTCCGACAATAACAATCCTGAAGGCGCATCCGGTTGGTTGCATTTTGGGTGAACCAGATTCTACATTAAACCTTTTACTTCCCACTACCCTTTTGCTGCCgctcgttttttttttccaacaaaATTTAATAAACACTTAAAACTTTCACATCATTAGATTTTTGTCATGAAATATGCTATACAAATATTTTCTACCTTTGAGTATTTGTGGCAATTTGTAGGGGGAAAGAACATATGGTAAGGCAAAAGACAGTGACAATAAACTGAAACAGAGGTTATAGTCCCTTATGATTTCCTGGATTGGAGGTAATCGTGGCAAACTTGCAGGGTCTCATGTGCAAAAGCGCCATCGGAGGAAAAGAACAAAACAGAGCCAGAGGAGATCACGCCGAGGCGCAGGCTGGGGGTGGGCCCCGCGGCCAGACTGCCTGCCCGGTCGGGTCGGGTCGCGTACGTACGCCGCTGTCCGTGCCCGTCGCAGGGCACTGTCGCTGGGCCCGACGGCACGCGCCCCGGGGCCTCCagtctccctccctcctccagctGTGCCGGGCGGTGGGACCCGCCGGCCCTCGCGGTGTCGCGCCGGCGTAACGGCATTGGCTTTGACCCGTCCCGCCGAGAGGGAAAGAAAGAGACCGTCCTCGTTTCTAGAAGACCGGGAGGATGGGATCATGGCGAGGGGATGGCCACGGTGCTTCTACAGAGCGGGCGAGACGCGCCTCCGGAGTCCAGGTGGCCGGATGCCAGGTGACCGAGGCAAACGCGTGAGATTTTTTCCGTGTACACGACCGGATGATGCTCAAGATTGGGTCTGTTTCGCttgctggctgaaaagctgaaacggctgatttattgtgagaagaaaatactatttggtgactgataagccgactgactAAATTGAAGCGAACAGGCAAATAAGCTACTCAAGGTAGGCTCATCGCCTCATCTTAGGTTTGTTTCGAAGAGTAAACAAGTGTAGGGACTTGGACACGACAAACGTGGGATTGTGATGCATTTTTCAACCTCCACGAAACTTCCGAAAATTCATGTGGAAGAGGAAGGGGGGAAAAAAGGTTCTCGTAAATTTCACGCGATGACGCAGGATGCAAAGTTTTCCGGCAGCCTTTTGCTTTGCCAAGTCCATTCCAAAATGCAACCCTGTTCCTTTCGAATTTGTTCCTGAATTTCCTAGCCAGTGCTACCCTGCCCAACAGGCTGGGGAGCACCCGTCTATTCCATCCACATCGGGATCGCATTCGAGAGCGACATGGCACATTACAAAATCGCCCATGCAACCCACGCTTACACCAAGCAAACTGCCCCAGCATATAGCATCCCACCTGCAGCATGCTATGGGACTCACCAGATTTCCTTCGGCATCGCAATTGCGACACGGAGCATCAGACCGTGACCACCATCATTTAAAAGGAGAAAATTCCACCAACAATATGCTATCCACACGATAAATGCTCGAGGAAAAGTCTATTTTAAAGTTAAAATAAATGAATTAGTGGGACGTTGCCAACAATACAAAGTTACAGACAACCCAAAGACGGTACAGGTCCTGGGGATGATCAACAGCTTCACGAGGTGTACTCGAACGCCGGGGGCGGCTGGGGCTCCTCGTCGACGGCCATGGCGGATCCCTGCTCGCTGGCGTTGGGTGCGGCGGCGTTGTTCGCCGCGGCGGTCGAGGGGGCATCGGTGAGGACCAGCTCCTCGGCCTCAGTGGGCTTGAGGTCCCGCAGGAGGACAAACCCGGACGGCGCGGCCTTCACCGGCTCGTACCGGCTGTCTTCCAAGAACTTTATGAACTTCTCCTGGGCTGGGATGACCCGGGCAGGGTTCGTCAGGAGCTGGAAGGTCGGCTCTGGCTCAGGGGCCTTCTTCTCTGCAGCAGCACCGTCGACCTGAGCTCACAATCACAGATGAACCATGTGTCAGAGTCACGAGCAGTTGGATTATAAATCAAACAAAGCAGTTAATTCATCTCAGAAACTACTGATCAATCCTGCAACTCTTACCTGCATGGAAGTAGAAGCAGCAGAAGCGTCCTCGCTTGGTGGCGCTGCCTCTGCCTTCTCCTTTGCCTTGCTCTCTGCATCCTTCTTCGCCCTAGACTTCGCCTTGGCATACGTTGACAAGATAGCCGTTGGCACCTTGACTGATGCAGTTGCAGTCCGCTGAGTTGTCGGCTTGGGATAATCGAACAGCGATGGCTTGGTGTTCGACAGGAACTCAAACTTTGGCACTTTCAGATCGGAGTTGAGTCCGATGAGAGCTGTCGGGGAGAAGGCAAGGCTGATGAAGTAGGTGAGTGGGTACCAGTACCAGAACTGGGTGAAGACAGCCAGTCCGACAACGGCAGTGAGCCTGTCATGCTTTGACTTTGACTTGAGCTTGATGGTGACGTTCCTGCCGCCAGCATCAATGATGCCGGAAGCCAGTATGGCGCCCATTTTGCTCATGGTGTCCTCGTGCTTGTCAAGAATGATCTTTTCCAACTTGCGCCTGAATGCTCCAACACGTGAATCATAAGATTCATTGGTCTGGATCATCACCATTGCCATGGCAATCAGAGCGCCCTGGCGTACAAAGTCAACGACGTCTGATGTAAGAGGCTCCAGCAAGGAGATGGCTTCACTCAATCCTGTTCCGGCACAGGAGATTCCAACAGCTAGAGCTGCACCATAACGGACATGAGGATTGTATGATTCTGACAGCAGGGACACGATTCTGGGTGTCTGCTCAGGCTCGTTATACAGAACAAAGCCAAGGGCCAATACTGCAGTCCTCCGCACATCATCACTCACGTCTGACACAGCAAAATGCAGAAGCTGGTGGATAGCTTTGTTATTTGCAGTTCCCCTGTATGCTAGAGCCAATGCGTACATACCACCATAACGAAGTATGGGGTCTTGGTCTCTAGTCATTTGTTCAATCAAGGTGTCAGCTTCCTCTTCCCTGCCATACACCGTCAACGCAATTCCAAGTGACAGGCCCCTGGAGAGAGGAAAAGAGTGCATCAGAACAGGAACAACTTTACCATCTTGAGAAATAAATATGTACTGAGATATAACTTGTTCATCAAAAGGCATCCTATATCATACCTGATAATTTTCTCATGTTGTGTATCATGAGCATAGGCAAGCATCTCTGTGGCCTTCTCACTGGCCGTGCCAACCATAAGCAAGCCCATGCCAATGCCAGCTGCTTCGCCAGCCACAGCACTATCCGTGTACAGAACATTCTTAATGTCCTCACATATTTCCTCGTCTGCTGTACCTAATGCTGCAAGCCCGAGTCCCAAACAAGCACCATGCTGGACCACCTGAGTGATTATTATCCAAAGTTAGAATGGTAATGTGTGAATGTTTACTACGTACCTAGTAATCTAAGTAATAAAAATATACTGTAGTCATTTTCATGAAAGGAGAATGTGAGCCTGGAATTGTACCTCAGAACTGGTGTTGCGAAGACTCTCACGGAGAAACTCTTTGATTCCTTCACCATGGTTGGCATGAATCAAACCAAGAGCATAGAGGGCGCCTCCTTCCGAGTATGGACTAGCACTGCCAACAGCACCATTCTGAGGCAGGTAAGGAGCCATCAATGCACGGCCTTGTTGAAGATGGCCTCTATGAATGACGCCTAGTCCAGCAGTGGCACTGAACTTAGACCAGTTGGTTGCCCTACCGAGCCATTCCTGTAACATAGACCAGTATGAGAAAATTATAACGAGAATGCAACCATTGTAAACTGAGAACTGAAGATGCTAGACATTGGTGGCATCAAGTACACAGTGTGAAACAAATCATAATCATACCAAGTTTTCTCTGAGGAAGGTATCAACTGTTGTCCCTGCATGCATGATTGCATTGGAGCATATTGTTGCGCTGTGACAGACACTGTTCCTCATTTCCACGGCTTGCTTTATAGTCTTCAGAATTAAAAGATCAGATCTGTTCAATCAGGAAACAAATAAATGAGACATAAAACTAAAGTAAAAGTCAGCTATCATATAATTCAGTCAGACAATAGCACGTTACCTATTATGGCTGTATAGAAACTGTAATGTCAACTGAATAGATGTCTCTCCTGACAGAATATTCTTAAGTTTTGTCAGCCTATCAGCATGTGCTACTTTGTTTGGATCCACAGCGAGAGCACTGCCATTTGGCATATTTACATCTTCTCCCATCTGGACATCACCAGTCGGTTCTGTAGAAGTATTAGCTGCTTGATCATTTGGTAAAGCCGGTCCGCTGTCAGGTTCAGCTCGGGCAGAACTCAATCCATCAAGGTGATTCCGCACATTCAGGAGGAAAGCCTGATTTTCATTTTCAGCAAGATCGAAAGCAGTTTGGTACGCTAGGAGAGCATCATCCTGGCAAATGAACATAAGATTTTAGGTCAAAACCTGAGGCAAACAGCAAACTGAACATACTATCTTATAAAAGTAACTCTAATGATGCAGAGCAAGAGCTATCTAATCTGGTAAAGGAGAAAAAAACATACCTGGCTCCCAGAAATAAGCTTGTCCAAGATGCTTGCAACAGTTTCTGGCTCATCCAAGAACATAAGACACTGGCAAATGCTCAAATAATCTGGGTTTGGCAATGTCTGGTATATTTTGACAAGACAACGTAGAATCTGGAAATACAGAAACAAAAGTGTTAGATCATTGAAATATTTTTGTGTGCCAATTACAAGCAGTTGAATTGTTTGGTCAGGACCCAATCATCCATAGCATGCACTTACCTCCAATCGATATTCACGATGACTAACATATTGGTGAGACAGATTGATGCAATATGAAAGAGCTCCATGAATACCATCGCATCGAGAAATTGCTCCCTCAAGCTTATCCAGTCTCCTGCACTCAACAGCCATACCCATGGCCTGCTGATATTTTCCATCAAGAATGCACCTGAAAGGCAATGAAGTATTTGTAAGCTCAGAACTGCATTTTTTACAAACAGGAAAACAATGAATCATGAGGGTACTATCATACTTGTCCAGCATTCTTTCCACAATGGCCTCCAATCTTGGGTCCATCGTTTTATCTTCCCCTGCAGCCCTTGATCGGATGGCAGCATATTCATCCAAAGCTTTCGCTGAAGAAAGAACAGGGGCAAAAAGAAAAAGTAGCATTAGCACAATACTTTTAAGAGTGGCAACAGaaactgctcagagtgcacATGCGATCCTCACCTAGAAGTGTTTGAGCATAATCAGAGTCGTCAGAGACATCAAACAGGGATCCAGCACCAAGTGCATATGACAGAGCATCATTTAGCTCGCCCAAGTAGAAAAACACCTTAGAAGCAACTAGTGCTGCAAGCTGCCTCTGGTCAAACTCCTCGTCTTCATACAAACTCTCACTGCAAAAAGACAGATTACCACATTAGAGCTCCCGTTCGGTGACAAGTTTTACAGTTCTGTAACTAACTATCTAACTTCTATTTGAAACAAAAAGCAAGAAATAAGCCAATGAAAATTCACAGTAACCCAGTAAACAATGAAACTGTACTATTCAGTGACAAGTTTTGCAACTCTTTAATTCTCTAGCTTCTATTTGAAATGAAGAGCAACTGAGTAAGCCAATGGAGAATTCACAGCAACCAGTAAACACATGAAACAGTACTCCATATTATTTAGTGACAAGTTCTGCAACTCTTCAAAAACCTAGACAGTAACATTTAATTCACACCCTACCATCACAGTTCAAACACAATTTTTCTTGAGATTTGTCAGCATAATCAAACGAGAAACTCTAGTGCTAaagttcaactttttttttcacaatGCCATCCATGAATTGGATCGCATGAATCATAGCAACTACGAAAGGGCGCACCTTGGCGCTGTGAATTCTAGGTTTCTAGTTACCAACTACAGCACATTAAGCCCTCCCGAAACCTCCATCCGAACAGATCGAACCTAGGGTTCCCTGAAACAGGCTCGGAATCCAACCCGACGCGGCGCCGCTGACGCCATCTAGCCCGGTCTCTCCTCTCGAACCCTAACCTAACCGAAATCCGCCTAAACCAAACGAcccgcgcggcgacggcggcccgcgccacccaccgcccgccgccggcagtAGAGCGGGCAATCAGAGAGAAGGCGCGGggcgaggggaggaggagaggaggggggggGAACTCACATGGAGGAGACGCTGGTGGAGATCTCGTGCCAGAAGGCGTGGACGAGGGAGTTGAGGCTGGAGAGCGCGTGCAGCTTGagctccggcgccggctcctGCAGCATCGCCAGCAGCGAGCCCGCCGAGCTcaccatcaccgccgccgccgccatgtcctCGCGCGCAGTGCCGATCCGCCGCCGCAGGGTCCTCGTGTAGCCGGTCGCCGCCGGGGCGcgccctcctcgtcgccgccgggggTGTGGGGGGGATTtcgggtggggtggggtgggcgCGTGCGCTTTTGCTGCGTTGCGGGACTTGCTTGGAGCAGAAGAAGATCGCGGATTCGCTGAGGAGGAGGGGCGCGAGGGCCCCGGCGCAAATATATGGGATCGAGGAGGGGGTATTCCGAAATCTGCTGGCGGCTTGGCAGCAAGCCGAGTCGGATGCGAAGCAGGAAGCGCTGCGTATTCCTAGTCGGATTTgttattgttttttttcccttttcggAGACGTATTTCTCCGGTCGTGGTGGtgtggtcgagttttttttttttgcctaaaAGGGCATTCTGCAAAGGTTTTTGGAGAGtggatatttttttaaaaaaataaatcatgttTTTTCTATTCTTATTATGATTTAATTTAAAActcgattttttttatttacggGTAAACGAGAAATGTTTAAAAAGAAATAATTTTATAGTTGAATGGAGCTCAATTTCTTATTTTATCAGTACATAAGAAACGTGCAAAAGGATaatttcatttgcttgattTTAAAAAGAAATAATTTTATAGTTGAATGGTTTCAAGGCTTGGGAACTTTCATTTTGTGAAGGAAAAGGTTTTGGTTCAAATGCAAACACAAAAGCTTGTCTTGGCTCTGTGACCCGGAACGAGCATTTTGCTTTAGGACCCGTATGAATCTTCAAACTCTCATATGTTTCACTGTCCGGATCCTGGAACACTTTACTGAAGCCTTAGAATATTGAAGTCCAGAATATGAAATCTGCAAATTTTAACCACCAGGGACAAGATCCTGACCATCCTACATGTGAAGGTTTATAAATCACGCAATAGATTTAGGTTATTAATTCAAGCACGGAGTATTAAACAAATCAACTGgcaaatcaaattcaaatccaCCGCGATGTATGCTATACTTTCTTCAGAATTTGCGCAGCAGAAacttaaatgaaaatgaaacaaGGCTCCACATGTGAGCAGAGCTGACTGCCGCTGATAGATATCAGGTCAAAAGAATCTGAATTTTTCCTGTAGGGGATCC
The genomic region above belongs to Setaria italica strain Yugu1 chromosome VI, Setaria_italica_v2.0, whole genome shotgun sequence and contains:
- the LOC101768433 gene encoding 26S proteasome non-ATPase regulatory subunit 1 homolog A isoform X1 → MAAAAVMVSSAGSLLAMLQEPAPELKLHALSSLNSLVHAFWHEISTSVSSIESLYEDEEFDQRQLAALVASKVFFYLGELNDALSYALGAGSLFDVSDDSDYAQTLLAKALDEYAAIRSRAAGEDKTMDPRLEAIVERMLDKYDSTLMIHCFPVCKKCSSELTNTSLPFRCILDGKYQQAMGMAVECRRLDKLEGAISRCDGIHGALSYCINLSHQYVSHREYRLEILRCLVKIYQTLPNPDYLSICQCLMFLDEPETVASILDKLISGSQDDALLAYQTAFDLAENENQAFLLNVRNHLDGLSSARAEPDSGPALPNDQAANTSTEPTGDVQMGEDVNMPNGSALAVDPNKVAHADRLTKLKNILSGETSIQLTLQFLYSHNRSDLLILKTIKQAVEMRNSVCHSATICSNAIMHAGTTVDTFLRENLEWLGRATNWSKFSATAGLGVIHRGHLQQGRALMAPYLPQNGAVGSASPYSEGGALYALGLIHANHGEGIKEFLRESLRNTSSEVVQHGACLGLGLAALGTADEEICEDIKNVLYTDSAVAGEAAGIGMGLLMVGTASEKATEMLAYAHDTQHEKIIRGLSLGIALTVYGREEEADTLIEQMTRDQDPILRYGGMYALALAYRGTANNKAIHQLLHFAVSDVSDDVRRTAVLALGFVLYNEPEQTPRIVSLLSESYNPHVRYGAALAVGISCAGTGLSEAISLLEPLTSDVVDFVRQGALIAMAMVMIQTNESYDSRVGAFRRKLEKIILDKHEDTMSKMGAILASGIIDAGGRNVTIKLKSKSKHDRLTAVVGLAVFTQFWYWYPLTYFISLAFSPTALIGLNSDLKVPKFEFLSNTKPSLFDYPKPTTQRTATASVKVPTAILSTYAKAKSRAKKDAESKAKEKAEAAPPSEDASAASTSMQVDGAAAEKKAPEPEPTFQLLTNPARVIPAQEKFIKFLEDSRYEPVKAAPSGFVLLRDLKPTEAEELVLTDAPSTAAANNAAAPNASEQGSAMAVDEEPQPPPAFEYTS
- the LOC101768433 gene encoding 26S proteasome non-ATPase regulatory subunit 1 homolog A isoform X2 translates to MAAAAVMVSSAGSLLAMLQEPAPELKLHALSSLNSLVHAFWHEISTSVSSIESLYEDEEFDQRQLAALVASKVFFYLGELNDALSYALGAGSLFDVSDDSDYAQTLLAKALDEYAAIRSRAAGEDKTMDPRLEAIVERMLDKCILDGKYQQAMGMAVECRRLDKLEGAISRCDGIHGALSYCINLSHQYVSHREYRLEILRCLVKIYQTLPNPDYLSICQCLMFLDEPETVASILDKLISGSQDDALLAYQTAFDLAENENQAFLLNVRNHLDGLSSARAEPDSGPALPNDQAANTSTEPTGDVQMGEDVNMPNGSALAVDPNKVAHADRLTKLKNILSGETSIQLTLQFLYSHNRSDLLILKTIKQAVEMRNSVCHSATICSNAIMHAGTTVDTFLRENLEWLGRATNWSKFSATAGLGVIHRGHLQQGRALMAPYLPQNGAVGSASPYSEGGALYALGLIHANHGEGIKEFLRESLRNTSSEVVQHGACLGLGLAALGTADEEICEDIKNVLYTDSAVAGEAAGIGMGLLMVGTASEKATEMLAYAHDTQHEKIIRGLSLGIALTVYGREEEADTLIEQMTRDQDPILRYGGMYALALAYRGTANNKAIHQLLHFAVSDVSDDVRRTAVLALGFVLYNEPEQTPRIVSLLSESYNPHVRYGAALAVGISCAGTGLSEAISLLEPLTSDVVDFVRQGALIAMAMVMIQTNESYDSRVGAFRRKLEKIILDKHEDTMSKMGAILASGIIDAGGRNVTIKLKSKSKHDRLTAVVGLAVFTQFWYWYPLTYFISLAFSPTALIGLNSDLKVPKFEFLSNTKPSLFDYPKPTTQRTATASVKVPTAILSTYAKAKSRAKKDAESKAKEKAEAAPPSEDASAASTSMQVDGAAAEKKAPEPEPTFQLLTNPARVIPAQEKFIKFLEDSRYEPVKAAPSGFVLLRDLKPTEAEELVLTDAPSTAAANNAAAPNASEQGSAMAVDEEPQPPPAFEYTS